One Pseudochaenichthys georgianus chromosome 4, fPseGeo1.2, whole genome shotgun sequence DNA window includes the following coding sequences:
- the amh gene encoding LOW QUALITY PROTEIN: muellerian-inhibiting factor (The sequence of the model RefSeq protein was modified relative to this genomic sequence to represent the inferred CDS: deleted 2 bases in 1 codon) translates to MKMFVDVFCVAALMLCCSRLSHGRPPAHSPSLTEHTTVSHPAPHYAPCLVDDIFAALRESVGNDDELTNSSVYQFGVCTASARSSVLLQLAKETRRNHRDGLEVLPPTGVILAEENERGALLLTFDLPQSPSPNPMLLLVFESPLTGGNLDVTFSSPSLHPNTQSVCISEKTQYIMLTGKASEGGVHHRWRMSIETKKPDMNQSLRDILIGGKSGSTTSMTPLLLFSGEGGTETRYHTSSPASSQTPFLCELKRFLGDVPPQDTPESPVLQLDSLDSLDSLPPLPLDLSSSDTLLAELINSPSPTIVSFTSRGPMFQVHLGELAMSPALLQEVKQRLQQTVTQVTEVIETEGEVGCRATKRLRRLTELCVSREGACSRTGVSQYRAFLLLRALQTVARGYEMQRSLRSTRDSTGKPVNANTCGLKSLTVSLFKAFLGPNTARINNCQGPCVFPLSNPTYHASLLNSYIENGNVEERAPCCVPTAYDTLVVIKVKPEGTYICLQPNMLASECGCR, encoded by the exons ATGAAGATGTTTGTGGATGTGTTCTGTGTCGCAGCGCTAATGCTCTGCTGCTCCAGGCTCTCCCACGGACGGCCCCCGGCCCACAGCCCCTCACTCACAG aGCACACCACAGTCTCTCATCCCGCCCCTCACTATGCACCGTGCCTTGTGGATGACATATTTGCAGCGCTGCGTGAAAGTGTTGGTAACGATGATGAACTCACAAACTCCAGTGTGTATCAGTTTGGAGTCTGCACGGCATCTGCACGCTCATCAGTCTTACTGCAGCTTGCTAAGGAAACACGCAGAAACCATAGGGATGGATTGGAGGTTTTGCCTCCAACTGGAG TGATTTTGGCAGAGGAAAATGAAAGAGGAGCGCTCttgttgacctttgacctcccACAGTCTCCATCGCCGAACCCCATGCTGCTCCTGGTGTTTGAAAGTCCGCTCACAGGAGGAAACCTGGACGTCACTTTCTCCAGTCCGTCGCTGCATCCTaacacacag TCTGTGTGCATTTCAGAGAAAACACAGTACATAATGCTTACAGGAAAAGCATCAGAGGGCGGCGTTCACCACAGATGGAGGATGTCTATTGAAACAAAAAAGCCTGATATGA ACCAAAGCCTACGAGACATTCTTATTGGTGGAAAATCAGGAAGTACCACCAGCATGACTCCACTTCTGCTTTTCTCTGGGGAAGGAGGAACAGAAACAAG ATACCACACTTCATCCCCGGCCTCCTCACAGACCCCTTTTCTCTGTGAGCTGAAGAGGTTCCTGGGTGACGTCCCGCCTCAGGACACCCCTGAGTCCCCCGTCCTGCAGCTGGACTCCTTAGACTCCTTAGACTCCCTGCCCCCCCTGCCGCTCGATCTGTCCTCCAGTGACACCCTGCTTGCTGAACTGATCAACTCCCCCTCCCCGACCATCGTCTCCTTCACCAGCCGGGGCCCCATGTTTCAGGTGCATCTTGGGGAGTTGGCCATGTCTCCTGCTCTGCTGCAGGAGGTGAAGCAGAGGTTGCAGCAGACTGTGACGCAGGTGACGGAGGTCATAGAGACGGAGGGGGAGGTCGGCTGCAGAGCCACAAAGAGGCTGCGAAGGCTCACCGAACTC TGCGTTTCCAGAGAAGGAGCCTGCAGCAG AACAGGAGTGAGCCAGTACCGTGCTTTCCTTCTGCTGAGGGCCCTGCAGACGGTGGCCCGTGGATACGAGATGCAGAGAAGCCTGCGATCCACCAGAGACAGCACTGGCAAGCCAGTGAACGCCAACACGTGCGGGCTGAAGAGTCTCACCGTGTCCCTGTTCAAGGCATTCCTGGGTCCCAACACGGCTAGAATCAACAACTGCCAAGGCCCGTGCGTTTTCCCCCTGAGCAACCCCACCTACCACGCCTCGCTGCTCAACTCCTACATCGAGAATGGGAACGTGGAGGAGCGGGCCCCCTGCTGTGTGCCCACAGCCTACGATACCCTGGTTGTGATCAAAGTGAAACCAGAAGGGACTTACATCTGCCTCCAACCAAACATGTTGGCGAGTGAGTGCGGATGTCGCTGA